Genomic DNA from Helicobacter ganmani:
TTAATAAAAACTTAAAAATCGCATAAGGATTGCAGCTCATCAATCTCCCGTGAAAACTCTCATACAAAATCGTCTTGTCGTTCAAAGGGAGAGTTTCATAATAATGCGTATAAAGCGCCCTTTGTTTAAAGCTTTGATTCTTCAAGGAATGTATCATTTATAATTCCCCCCCCCCCCGACTAATAGTGGGTATGCATTCGTTGTTTGGAGATTTAAAAATGCATATGTCGCACCCTCAAAGTCTTGGAGTGAGGAGAGACAGAATCCCAAACGATAAATCCAATAGTTATTCAAATCATTGTTGCGATTGACACCTTGCGTGTAGGATTCTACCGCACCTTTTAAATCTCCCATACGCTCCTGAACAAATCCAAGCCGAAAATGTGTTTGCGGGTTTTGATAATTGAGTTTCAAGGATTCTTGATAATATTTCATAGCATTTTGCCAATCATAAAGCCACTCAAAGCTTTCGCCTATTTTTTTAAGTAGCAAATCATCAGAATCGCAAGAGTGCAGTTGCTCCAAAAAAGCACGATTAGCAAACCTCCATCGCTCTTTTGCAAAGTGAAAAACCCCGATTCCATATCTCTTGGATTCTAACTCCTCATCTAATTTAATCGCTTGTGCATAAGTTTCTTTGGCTAATCTTAAACTCACTTCGTCTGATAAAT
This window encodes:
- a CDS encoding tetratricopeptide repeat protein, whose translation is MKVLIFYPFYFYAMKIYHKDKDYEKANKFYQIAERFCPNHTENLFKIGMCYKKCKNYKEASQYFEKALELDSENEKYKEQFQIAKMRDFALFAPTKLWWQEIIAIEEEIKQKGESYGKCLNLAEDCIAMHYYDKAVKAYKRAIALCEHKENLAQLYYEMGYAYENLSDEVSLRLAKETYAQAIKLDEELESKRYGIGVFHFAKERWRFANRAFLEQLHSCDSDDLLLKKIGESFEWLYDWQNAMKYYQESLKLNYQNPQTHFRLGFVQERMGDLKGAVESYTQGVNRNNDLNNYWIYRLGFCLSSLQDFEGATYAFLNLQTTNAYPLLVGGGGNYK